In a single window of the Anaerolineae bacterium genome:
- a CDS encoding sugar kinase has product MTPEIIAIGEALVEIMRPERDLPLDRAGPFVGPFPSGAPAIFADAAARLGARTGFIGVVGEDDFGLCLRRRLEQDGVELSCLRVAPEHTTGCAFVAYFADGSRRFIFHLRHAAAGTLGPEDVPEGYFARARFLHVMGSALALSDSSREACYRAVRLAREAGARVSLDPNLRPELLGLERVREVCAPVLEVADVVLPSGAEARMLTGAPSDGEAARDLARGGRIVALKRGAEGSTVYSATEVLPVPSFPVQEVDPTGAGDCYDAAFLVGLLWGWDLPRVARFANAVGALSITKLGPMEGAPDLSAALALAGITP; this is encoded by the coding sequence GTGACTCCGGAGATCATTGCCATCGGTGAAGCCCTGGTCGAGATCATGCGTCCGGAGCGCGACCTGCCTCTGGACCGGGCCGGGCCCTTCGTGGGGCCCTTCCCCAGTGGGGCGCCGGCCATCTTCGCCGACGCTGCCGCCCGGTTGGGGGCGCGCACCGGGTTCATCGGCGTGGTGGGGGAGGACGACTTCGGCTTGTGCCTGCGTCGCCGGCTGGAGCAGGACGGCGTGGAGCTGAGCTGCCTTCGGGTGGCGCCGGAACACACCACTGGCTGCGCCTTCGTGGCCTACTTCGCCGACGGCAGCCGTCGCTTCATCTTCCACCTGCGCCACGCCGCTGCCGGGACGCTCGGCCCCGAGGACGTGCCCGAGGGTTACTTCGCCCGCGCCCGCTTCCTGCACGTGATGGGCTCGGCGCTCGCCCTGAGCGACTCCTCCCGGGAGGCCTGCTACCGGGCGGTGCGGCTGGCACGGGAGGCCGGGGCCCGGGTGAGCCTGGACCCAAACCTGAGGCCAGAGCTCCTAGGGCTGGAGCGGGTGCGGGAGGTATGCGCCCCCGTGTTGGAAGTCGCCGACGTGGTGCTACCCTCCGGCGCGGAGGCGCGCATGCTCACCGGGGCCCCTTCGGACGGGGAGGCGGCCCGGGACCTGGCCCGCGGCGGCCGCATCGTGGCCCTCAAGCGGGGGGCAGAGGGCAGCACGGTGTATTCCGCCACAGAAGTGCTGCCCGTCCCTTCCTTCCCGGTGCAGGAGGTGGACCCGACTGGTGCCGGGGACTGCTACGACGCTGCCTTCCTGGTGGGCCTGCTGTGGGGCTGGGACCTGCCTCGGGTGGCCCGTTTTGCCAACGCCGTCGGAGCGCTCTCCATCACCAAGCTGGGTCCCATGGAAGGGGCGCCCGACTTGTCTGCTGCCCTGGCCCTAGCTGGAATCACACCCTGA
- a CDS encoding GNAT family N-acetyltransferase, with the protein MQGSLVRLRPVTREDLPRYVEWIADPEVRRHLNFYRPLSLEDEEHWFERLRGDGGQEVFAIETLEGRHIGGIGLHGIHTRYRLAEAGIFIGAKECWGRGYGTDAMRLLLAFAFDQLNLHRVFLNVHSDNLRALRSYEKCGFVLEGTLRQAAYKDGRYWDVHVMAVLKDEFERIGGEVR; encoded by the coding sequence ATGCAAGGTTCACTCGTCCGCCTCCGGCCCGTCACCCGCGAGGACCTGCCGCGCTACGTGGAGTGGATCGCCGATCCCGAGGTGAGGCGCCATCTCAACTTCTACCGGCCGCTGTCCCTGGAAGACGAGGAGCACTGGTTCGAGCGCCTGAGAGGGGATGGCGGTCAGGAGGTGTTCGCCATCGAGACCCTCGAAGGCCGCCACATCGGGGGGATCGGGCTGCACGGCATCCACACTCGCTATCGCCTGGCGGAAGCGGGGATCTTCATCGGAGCCAAGGAATGCTGGGGGCGCGGCTACGGCACCGACGCCATGAGGCTGCTGCTGGCCTTCGCCTTCGACCAGCTCAACCTGCACCGAGTCTTTCTGAACGTGCACTCGGACAACTTGAGGGCCTTGCGATCTTACGAGAAGTGCGGGTTCGTCCTCGAGGGCACGCTGCGCCAGGCGGCGTACAAGGACGGCCGATATTGGGACGTGCACGTGATGGCTGTGCTCAAGGACGAATTCGAGCGAATCGGTGGGGAGGTACGGTGA
- a CDS encoding ribose-phosphate pyrophosphokinase, producing the protein MTGSIKILSGRANPALAQEIAERLGISVSGVDIVDFPNENIFVRLHQSVRGQDVYIIQPTYPWVNRSIMELLIMIDTLKRASAGQITAVVPYYAYGRTDKKDQPRVPITARLVADMITTAGADRVVTIDLHAGQIQGFFNIPVDELTAFHILSEYLKEKDLSQAVITTADLGFAKKARNYAEALDLPLTFVEKRRSGRKGSTTESLTVIGEVADKDCIIVEDEIATGGTVISAVEILKQQGARDIYIAFTHAVLAGEAVARLAAAEVTELITTNTLAIPAEKRLPNLTVLSVASLLAEVIRRIHYGISVGELFGE; encoded by the coding sequence GTGACCGGTAGCATCAAGATCCTGAGTGGGCGCGCCAACCCTGCCCTGGCGCAGGAGATCGCGGAGCGGCTGGGCATCTCCGTGAGCGGCGTGGATATCGTGGACTTTCCCAATGAGAACATCTTCGTCAGATTGCATCAGAGCGTGCGGGGTCAGGACGTCTATATCATCCAGCCCACCTATCCCTGGGTGAACCGCAGCATCATGGAACTCCTGATCATGATAGATACGCTCAAGCGAGCCAGCGCCGGGCAGATCACTGCCGTGGTGCCCTACTACGCCTACGGCCGGACGGACAAGAAGGATCAGCCCCGTGTGCCCATCACCGCCCGGCTGGTGGCGGACATGATCACCACGGCGGGAGCCGATCGCGTGGTTACCATAGACCTGCACGCGGGGCAGATACAGGGGTTCTTCAACATCCCGGTGGACGAACTGACGGCCTTCCACATCCTGAGCGAGTACCTGAAGGAGAAAGACCTGAGCCAGGCGGTCATCACCACCGCCGACCTGGGGTTCGCCAAGAAGGCCCGCAACTACGCTGAGGCCTTGGACCTGCCTCTCACCTTCGTGGAGAAGCGCCGCTCCGGACGCAAGGGCAGCACCACCGAATCGCTGACGGTGATCGGGGAGGTGGCAGACAAGGACTGTATCATTGTTGAAGACGAGATAGCTACCGGGGGCACTGTGATCAGCGCGGTGGAGATTCTGAAGCAGCAGGGCGCCAGGGACATCTACATCGCCTTCACCCACGCGGTTCTGGCGGGGGAGGCGGTGGCCAGGCTGGCTGCAGCGGAGGTGACGGAACTCATCACCACCAACACCCTGGCGATTCCGGCGGAGAAGCGGTTGCCCAACCTGACCGTGCTATCGGTGGCGAGCTTGCTGGCCGAGGTGATACGCCGCATTCACTACGGCATCTCGGTGGGAGAGCTGTTCGGGGAGTAG